Proteins co-encoded in one Meiothermus sp. genomic window:
- a CDS encoding type II CAAX prenyl endopeptidase Rce1 family protein has translation MIYYIYFIAAIVIAYNAIALHFFGSNAFVRLPALLFFIVGAGYLAINHKKYRQYFSLPGRTIIPVIFLVLIFDSVFRGLMYSASLSRGVQWTTPFVNFFEEAGRLGLYLLGFQSYLLNSALWAFGHLIDSKSLSSDALISGMSIWDRWMIILNFLLLGLLLLRYAIKSGSIWGAFFIHLAINLNPIDIRPSQPDGQAFLWIVLVFSYLAAAWLVGFSVGRFERCARSTR, from the coding sequence ACTTCTTTGGCAGCAATGCATTTGTGCGTTTACCAGCGCTGCTTTTTTTCATCGTAGGGGCAGGGTATCTTGCAATCAACCATAAAAAGTATCGACAATACTTTTCGCTGCCAGGGAGAACGATTATTCCCGTTATATTTTTGGTGCTGATATTCGACTCCGTATTTAGAGGACTCATGTACAGTGCTTCGTTAAGCCGAGGTGTGCAGTGGACGACACCCTTTGTAAATTTTTTTGAGGAGGCTGGTCGATTAGGTTTATATTTATTGGGGTTTCAATCATACCTTCTTAATTCTGCCTTGTGGGCTTTTGGACACTTGATTGATTCCAAAAGCCTCAGTTCAGATGCACTTATTTCTGGTATGTCCATTTGGGATCGCTGGATGATAATCCTAAATTTTCTACTGTTAGGTTTACTCCTACTTCGATACGCAATAAAGTCAGGCTCGATTTGGGGAGCCTTCTTTATTCATTTAGCTATAAATCTCAATCCTATTGATATTCGGCCATCCCAACCTGATGGTCAGGCATTTCTGTGGATAGTTCTTGTTTTCTCATATCTTGCTGCTGCTTGGTTGGTTGGTTTTTCCGTTGGACGTTTTGAGCGGTGCGCAAGAAGCACTAGGTAG